A stretch of Helicobacter pylori DNA encodes these proteins:
- a CDS encoding tyrosine-type recombinase/integrase, translating into MPHNKLTKSQRELFCNLKAFLYTKAKNFTPIQDVKDMALILDTQDKILKCHNIEQLKQLCHILYNQGIKHTIMMQGLFLFFNYFKDNLKLRSFRMLSEEQVINFLFELAQNRKPSSMAKYVMYLRQFFDYLDRKRRYSFDFTLKNLAFAKTKESLPRHLNDKDLKSFLKTLLDYKPATSFEKRNKCILLIVILGGLRKCEVLNIELKHIQVEEQNYSILIQGKGRKERKAYIKKSLLEPSLNAWLSDEYRLKYFNGAYLFKEDKQKVQNSLTLYNFIPLIFKLAQIKHYKQYGTGLHLFRHSFATLIYQETQDLVLTSRALGHSSLLSTKIYIHTTQEHNKKVALVFDSLIENKK; encoded by the coding sequence ATGCCACATAACAAACTCACTAAATCTCAGAGAGAACTCTTTTGTAATCTCAAAGCCTTTTTATACACTAAGGCTAAAAACTTCACGCCCATTCAAGATGTGAAGGATATGGCTTTAATCCTAGACACACAAGATAAAATCTTAAAATGTCATAATATAGAGCAATTAAAACAACTCTGTCATATTCTTTATAATCAAGGCATTAAACACACTATAATGATGCAAGGCTTGTTTTTATTCTTTAACTATTTTAAAGATAATCTCAAATTAAGAAGTTTTAGAATGCTTAGCGAAGAGCAAGTGATTAACTTTCTCTTTGAACTCGCTCAAAATAGAAAACCCAGCTCTATGGCTAAGTATGTGATGTATTTAAGACAATTCTTTGATTATTTGGATAGAAAAAGGCGTTATAGCTTTGATTTTACGCTTAAAAACCTAGCCTTTGCTAAGACCAAAGAAAGCTTACCCAGACATTTAAACGATAAAGACTTAAAGAGTTTTTTAAAAACACTCTTAGACTATAAGCCAGCTACAAGCTTTGAAAAACGCAATAAGTGTATTCTACTTATTGTAATACTTGGGGGACTTAGAAAATGCGAAGTGTTAAACATAGAATTAAAACACATTCAAGTAGAAGAGCAAAACTACTCTATTTTAATTCAAGGTAAAGGTAGAAAAGAGAGAAAAGCTTATATTAAAAAGAGTTTGTTAGAACCAAGCTTGAATGCTTGGCTTAGTGATGAATATAGACTAAAATATTTTAATGGGGCATATCTTTTTAAAGAAGACAAACAAAAAGTACAAAATTCTTTAACGCTTTATAACTTTATCCCCTTAATCTTTAAACTAGCTCAAATCAAACACTATAAGCAATATGGCACAGGCTTACATCTATTTAGGCATAGTTTTGCAACACTCATTTATCAAGAAACCCAAGACTTAGTTTTAACTTCAAGGGCGTTAGGGCATAGCTCCTTACTCTCTACTAAGATTTATATTCATACCACACAAGAGCATAACAAGAAAGTGGCTCTTGTGTTTGATAGTTTGATAGAGAACAAGAAGTAA
- a CDS encoding nucleotidyl transferase AbiEii/AbiGii toxin family protein, translated as MSFLSIPINEKSLSFIKNNFQAQIQALEQFYPIIKNALNLGLNPSSIKFGGGTALSMYYFQHRLSFDIDLFVNDTQCLGFFSPKLWIDNCSHFDSTRYIDQHNHIGVTNKDNIKIDVLVDYASNEGYVDNSKKIFAFDIYIESLENIIAKKITFRKTDNKTRDIFDIAVALHNDNNLFDKLLSSQKITKQDLLTLQNSLQELDKKRYSIEIDMVEPISHYKDLSLNAYDFLIDKIDQIKTATYSNSHDNADDLDNSNEYTPTPKRRR; from the coding sequence ATGTCCTTTCTATCAATCCCTATCAATGAAAAGAGCCTTAGTTTTATCAAAAACAACTTTCAAGCTCAAATTCAAGCCCTAGAACAATTTTATCCCATTATTAAAAATGCTTTGAATTTAGGGCTTAATCCTAGTAGTATTAAGTTTGGAGGAGGCACAGCTTTGAGTATGTATTACTTCCAGCATAGATTAAGCTTTGATATTGATTTGTTTGTCAATGATACTCAATGTTTGGGATTTTTTAGCCCTAAATTATGGATAGATAATTGCAGTCATTTTGATAGCACAAGATACATAGACCAACATAATCATATAGGCGTAACGAATAAAGACAACATTAAAATAGATGTTTTAGTGGATTATGCTAGTAATGAGGGATATGTAGATAATTCTAAAAAGATTTTTGCTTTTGATATTTATATAGAAAGTTTAGAAAATATTATCGCTAAAAAGATTACTTTTAGAAAAACTGATAATAAAACAAGAGATATTTTTGATATAGCAGTGGCTTTGCATAATGACAATAATTTATTTGACAAGCTTTTAAGTTCTCAAAAAATAACTAAGCAAGACTTACTAACTCTTCAAAATTCTTTGCAAGAGTTAGATAAAAAGCGTTATAGCATAGAAATAGATATGGTAGAACCCATTTCACACTATAAAGACCTTTCTTTAAATGCTTATGATTTTTTAATAGACAAAATAGACCAAATTAAAACAGCGACTTACTCAAATTCCCATGACAACGCAGATGATTTAGACAATTCCAATGAATACACCCCCACACCTAAGCGTAGACGATAA
- a CDS encoding ParA family protein, whose protein sequence is MTICIANEKGGSGKSTLCLNLAVQLLKDNKEVVVLDTDSQKSMETFATIRAEKERPTFSLFNRSSGFSDTLKQMVSKYENILIDTKGEYSKETQKAMLLSDIVLVPTTPSQLDTEVLANMLERIEQLQELNENLRALIVINRMPTIPTLKERQALIEFIKENNPSDRITLLESSLSERIVYKRSVSEGLGVIEYSDRKAINEWVNFHNELKSHLEKEKRHAF, encoded by the coding sequence ATGACCATTTGCATTGCTAATGAAAAGGGTGGCAGTGGTAAAAGCACGCTTTGTTTAAACTTAGCCGTGCAATTACTCAAAGACAATAAAGAAGTGGTTGTTTTAGATACAGATAGCCAAAAGTCTATGGAAACTTTTGCTACAATTCGTGCTGAAAAAGAACGCCCCACTTTTAGCTTATTTAATCGTAGTAGTGGCTTTAGCGATACTTTAAAGCAAATGGTATCTAAGTATGAAAATATCCTTATTGATACTAAGGGGGAATACAGCAAAGAAACCCAAAAAGCTATGCTTTTAAGTGATATTGTGCTAGTGCCAACAACTCCTAGTCAATTAGACACTGAAGTCTTAGCTAATATGCTAGAAAGAATTGAGCAACTCCAAGAGCTTAATGAAAATCTAAGAGCCTTAATTGTCATCAATAGAATGCCTACTATTCCTACCCTTAAAGAAAGACAAGCCTTAATAGAGTTTATTAAAGAAAATAACCCTAGCGATAGGATTACACTTTTAGAAAGCTCTTTGAGTGAGCGCATTGTTTATAAGCGCAGTGTAAGCGAAGGCTTAGGGGTCATAGAATACAGCGATAGAAAGGCTATCAATGAGTGGGTTAATTTTCACAACGAATTAAAAAGCCATTTAGAAAAAGAGAAAAGACATGCGTTTTAG